One segment of Phaeacidiphilus oryzae TH49 DNA contains the following:
- a CDS encoding winged helix-turn-helix transcriptional regulator gives MDRIGDKWSVTVICRLDDGPLRFNALRRAVGGITQRMPSATARRLERDGLVSRTVEPTVPPRVEYALTECGHSLHGVLAELVAWTEAHLDEIRRDGAEYDAAAGPRAGQ, from the coding sequence ATGGACCGTATCGGTGACAAGTGGTCGGTGACGGTCATCTGCCGCCTCGACGACGGGCCGCTGCGGTTCAACGCGCTACGGCGCGCCGTGGGCGGCATCACCCAGCGGATGCCGAGCGCGACGGCGCGTCGCCTCGAACGCGACGGCCTGGTCAGCCGCACCGTCGAGCCCACGGTGCCGCCCCGGGTCGAGTACGCGCTGACCGAGTGCGGGCACAGCCTCCACGGCGTCCTCGCCGAGCTGGTGGCCTGGACCGAGGCGCACCTCGACGAGATCCGCCGCGATGGTGCGGAGTACGACGCCGCTGCCGGGCCCCGCGCGGGGCAGTGA
- a CDS encoding helix-turn-helix transcriptional regulator gives MIDRPGLADFLRRKREALRPSDVGLPAGARRRTPGLRREEVAQLAGVSTDLYSRLEQARGSAPSAAVVASLARALRLEPDERDHLCHLAGQPAPPRLAGDRVRPGLIGLASRLTDIPVCIYTEGGEVVWENALHRALLGGHEPGGGQQGNFFRRWFTEPAYRRRAPEEDRPRLAAALVADLRATRSRRPGDRRIAELVDELLDRSEEFRALWDRHEVGVRRSDRKDVLHPELGLIRLRCELLLTPDEDVRMLAAFPVEGTDAAEQLARLRALADSEADGVEVG, from the coding sequence ATGATCGACCGCCCCGGCCTCGCCGACTTCCTGCGCCGGAAGCGCGAGGCCCTCCGCCCGTCCGACGTGGGGCTGCCGGCCGGCGCCCGGCGCCGCACCCCCGGCCTGCGGCGGGAGGAGGTGGCGCAGCTGGCGGGGGTCTCCACCGACCTGTACTCCCGGCTTGAGCAGGCCCGCGGCTCGGCGCCGTCCGCCGCCGTGGTCGCCTCGCTCGCCCGGGCGCTCCGCCTCGAACCCGACGAGCGGGACCACCTCTGCCACCTGGCCGGGCAGCCGGCGCCGCCGCGGCTGGCCGGCGACCGGGTACGGCCGGGGCTGATCGGCCTGGCGAGCAGGCTGACCGACATCCCGGTCTGCATCTACACCGAGGGCGGCGAGGTGGTCTGGGAGAACGCCCTCCACCGCGCGCTGCTGGGCGGGCACGAGCCCGGCGGCGGGCAGCAGGGGAACTTCTTCCGGCGGTGGTTCACCGAGCCCGCGTACCGCCGGCGGGCGCCCGAGGAGGACCGGCCCAGACTGGCGGCGGCGCTGGTCGCGGACCTCCGCGCGACCCGCTCCCGGCGCCCCGGCGACCGCCGGATCGCCGAGCTGGTGGACGAGCTGCTCGACCGGAGCGAGGAGTTCCGGGCGCTGTGGGACCGGCACGAGGTCGGGGTCCGCCGCTCGGACCGCAAGGACGTCCTCCATCCCGAGCTCGGGCTGATCAGGCTGCGCTGCGAGCTGCTGCTCACCCCCGACGAGGACGTCCGGATGCTGGCCGCCTTCCCCGTCGAGGGCACCGACGCCGCCGAGCAGTTGGCCCGGCTGCGGGCCCTGGCGGACTCGGAGGCGGACGGGGTCGAGGTGGGCTGA
- a CDS encoding aldo/keto reductase produces MRYRTLGRTGIKVSPYALGTLMFATSVGNPDPADSARILHRALDAGINLVDTADAYGDAEEIVGRALKGRRDEVVLATKVGRPMGQDPNRQGASRRWITTAVEDSLRRLGTDRIDLYQLHRPDPGTDLEETLSALTDLVRSGKVLAIGASGTPASDIVEARRVAELRGLERFHTEQPPYSLLNRGIERELLPVAQRHGLGVLVWGPLGQGMLTGRVRQGRATDVRRAGMMRAFGDERRLDAVERLLPLAAEAGLPLTHLAMAFAISHPGVTSALLGARTMEQLDGLLAGLDVVLSDELLDRIDEIVPPGTDAGPLDQAYLPPALRDPALRRRPADARSAA; encoded by the coding sequence ATGCGCTACCGCACGCTGGGCCGCACCGGCATCAAGGTCAGCCCGTACGCCCTGGGGACGCTGATGTTCGCCACCTCGGTCGGCAACCCGGACCCGGCCGACTCGGCCCGCATCCTCCACCGGGCGCTGGACGCCGGGATCAACCTGGTCGACACCGCCGACGCCTACGGGGACGCGGAGGAGATCGTCGGCCGCGCCCTCAAGGGACGCCGGGACGAGGTGGTCCTCGCCACCAAGGTGGGCCGCCCGATGGGCCAGGACCCCAACCGGCAGGGGGCCTCCCGCCGCTGGATCACCACCGCCGTGGAGGACTCGCTGCGCCGGCTGGGCACCGACCGCATCGACCTCTACCAGCTGCACCGCCCCGACCCGGGCACCGACCTGGAGGAGACCCTGTCCGCCCTCACCGACCTGGTGCGGAGCGGAAAGGTCCTGGCGATCGGCGCCAGCGGGACGCCGGCCTCCGACATCGTCGAGGCGCGGCGGGTGGCCGAGCTCCGCGGTCTGGAGCGGTTCCACACCGAGCAGCCGCCGTACTCGCTGCTCAACCGGGGGATCGAGCGGGAGCTGCTGCCGGTGGCGCAGCGGCACGGCCTCGGGGTGCTGGTCTGGGGCCCGCTCGGGCAGGGGATGCTGACCGGCCGGGTGCGGCAGGGGCGGGCGACCGACGTCCGCCGGGCCGGGATGATGAGGGCGTTCGGCGACGAGCGGCGGCTGGACGCCGTCGAACGGCTGCTGCCGCTGGCCGCCGAGGCGGGGCTGCCGCTGACCCATCTGGCGATGGCCTTCGCGATCAGCCACCCCGGGGTGACCAGCGCGCTGCTCGGGGCGCGCACCATGGAGCAGCTGGACGGCCTGCTGGCGGGCCTGGACGTGGTCCTCTCCGACGAGCTGCTGGACCGGATCGACGAGATCGTCCCGCCCGGCACCGACGCCGGCCCCCTCGACCAGGCGTACCTGCCGCCGGCCCTGCGGGACCCGGCGCTCCGCCGGCGCCCGGCGGACGCGCGCTCGGCGGCCTGA
- a CDS encoding GNAT family N-acetyltransferase, producing MGAAVRAEGREDHLTIRVAKRDEFAAVGRLTRDAYTLDYPGLSPGYVDEMGRPELREQDYELWVAEEPGSGELLATVSVLRPGRDNGGEIRPGELYFRLLAVAPKARRRGLGARLTLFTLELARERGLDAVVLHSGPEMLPAHALYTALGFRRAPERERSFLDDSGRELHLLTFVRPLDSPAE from the coding sequence GTGGGTGCAGCCGTGCGGGCCGAGGGCCGAGAAGACCATCTGACGATACGAGTGGCGAAGCGGGACGAGTTCGCCGCGGTCGGCCGGCTGACCAGGGACGCGTACACGCTGGACTACCCCGGTCTCAGCCCCGGCTATGTGGACGAGATGGGCCGTCCCGAGCTGCGCGAGCAGGACTACGAGCTGTGGGTGGCCGAGGAGCCGGGCTCCGGGGAGCTGCTGGCCACCGTCTCCGTGCTGCGCCCGGGCCGGGACAACGGCGGCGAGATCCGCCCGGGCGAGCTGTACTTCCGGCTGCTCGCGGTCGCGCCGAAGGCCCGCAGGCGCGGACTCGGCGCCCGGCTCACCCTGTTCACCCTCGAACTGGCGAGGGAGCGCGGCCTGGACGCCGTCGTCCTCCACAGCGGCCCGGAGATGCTGCCGGCCCACGCGCTCTACACGGCCCTGGGCTTCCGGCGCGCGCCGGAGCGCGAGCGCAGCTTCCTGGACGACAGCGGCCGCGAGCTCCACCTCCTCACCTTCGTCCGGCCCCTCGACTCGCCGGCGGAGTGA
- a CDS encoding VOC family protein, with product MDFVSTRIITADIDRLVGFYEKATGVPAAWVTEDFAELRTPHGTLAIGSTRTVPLFAPGSARPAENRSVIIEFRVADVDALYRELSGSVPGSAPGLVPEFVAGPTTMPWGNRSLLLRDPDGNLVNFFTPPASRGAGRR from the coding sequence ATGGACTTCGTATCGACGCGCATCATCACCGCCGACATCGACCGCCTGGTCGGCTTCTACGAGAAGGCCACCGGGGTGCCGGCGGCCTGGGTCACCGAGGACTTCGCCGAGCTGCGGACCCCGCACGGCACCCTCGCCATCGGCAGCACCCGGACCGTGCCGCTCTTCGCCCCGGGCTCCGCCCGCCCGGCGGAGAACCGCAGTGTGATCATCGAGTTCCGGGTGGCGGACGTGGACGCCCTTTACCGGGAGCTGTCCGGCTCCGTCCCCGGCTCGGCCCCCGGCCTCGTCCCCGAGTTCGTCGCCGGGCCGACCACCATGCCGTGGGGCAACCGCTCGCTGCTGCTCCGCGACCCCGACGGCAACCTGGTCAACTTCTTCACTCCGCCGGCGAGTCGAGGGGCCGGACGAAGGTGA
- a CDS encoding helix-turn-helix transcriptional regulator — MSRPTARVLTLLELLQSGGTRSTAELADRLGVDPRTVRRYAEHLADLGLPVESVRGRYGGYRLGRGYRLPPLMLDEDEALAVLLGLLAGPRAARGGAADTAAETAAETAAAKIRRVLPRHLAERLDGLLAALRFTDRTAAGTAGAPAAPSPDAAVLLTVADAVRHHRPLAVRYTDREGRRSDRTLHPYGIVSHSGRWYVNGADPGAGEERTLRLDRIADARALPGAFEPPPGGADRAERVLAGFAGAGYRHRVELRIQATVRQIRARLPPAIALLDEAEAPSEEIWRAVTIHAERLDWLPPLLAALDRPFVVRAPDELRALTLAFAERLADRARRAP, encoded by the coding sequence ATGTCCCGACCGACCGCCCGTGTGCTGACCCTGCTGGAGCTGCTCCAGTCGGGCGGCACCCGGAGCACCGCCGAACTCGCCGACCGGCTCGGGGTCGACCCGCGCACCGTGCGGCGGTACGCGGAGCACCTGGCCGACCTCGGCCTGCCGGTGGAGTCGGTGCGCGGCCGGTACGGCGGCTACCGGCTGGGCCGGGGCTACCGGCTGCCGCCGCTGATGCTCGACGAGGACGAGGCGCTGGCCGTCCTCCTCGGCCTCCTCGCCGGCCCGCGGGCGGCCCGCGGCGGCGCGGCGGACACCGCGGCGGAGACCGCCGCGGAGACCGCCGCGGCCAAGATCCGCCGGGTGCTGCCGAGGCACCTCGCCGAGCGCCTGGACGGCCTTCTCGCCGCCCTCCGGTTCACCGACCGGACCGCCGCCGGGACGGCCGGCGCCCCCGCCGCCCCCTCCCCGGACGCGGCGGTCCTCCTCACCGTCGCGGACGCGGTCCGCCACCACCGCCCGCTGGCCGTCCGCTACACCGACCGCGAGGGCCGGCGCAGCGACCGCACCCTCCATCCGTACGGGATCGTCTCGCACTCCGGCCGCTGGTACGTGAACGGCGCGGACCCCGGCGCAGGGGAGGAGCGGACCCTCCGCCTCGACCGGATCGCCGACGCGCGTGCGCTGCCCGGCGCCTTCGAGCCGCCCCCGGGCGGGGCCGACCGGGCCGAGCGGGTGCTGGCGGGCTTCGCCGGGGCTGGGTACCGCCACCGGGTGGAGCTCCGTATCCAGGCCACCGTTCGGCAGATCCGGGCCCGTCTCCCCCCGGCGATCGCCCTCCTCGACGAGGCGGAGGCCCCCAGCGAGGAGATCTGGCGGGCCGTCACCATCCATGCGGAACGGCTCGATTGGCTCCCGCCGCTGCTGGCCGCCCTGGACCGCCCGTTCGTGGTCCGCGCCCCCGACGAGCTCCGGGCACTCACCCTCGCCTTCGCCGAGCGTCTCGCCGACCGGGCGCGCCGGGCCCCGTGA
- a CDS encoding SDR family oxidoreductase codes for MADAPLPPETRLAIVTGASRGIGRAVAERLARDGTAVVVDYRADAGAAAETVDAVHRAGARALAVPADVTSPDAPAVLFDAAERHFGRPADILVCNAGVARFGALADLSDADYDLVFDTNTRSAFRLFREASRRLPDGGRIVLMSSGAAVSRRAGSGIYAASKAAADALMQSLAKELGPRGITVNSVLPGAVRTEALAARGRPEVLERILADTPLGRLGEPGDIAEVVAFLTSDAARWLTGQTLHASGGEF; via the coding sequence ATGGCCGACGCCCCGCTGCCGCCCGAGACCCGCCTCGCCATCGTCACCGGAGCCTCCCGGGGCATCGGCCGCGCGGTGGCCGAACGGCTGGCCCGGGACGGCACCGCGGTGGTGGTCGACTACCGCGCGGACGCCGGCGCGGCGGCGGAGACGGTGGACGCCGTCCACCGCGCCGGGGCCCGCGCGCTCGCGGTCCCCGCCGACGTCACCTCGCCCGACGCCCCGGCCGTCCTCTTCGACGCCGCCGAGCGGCATTTCGGCCGCCCGGCGGACATCCTGGTCTGCAACGCGGGGGTGGCCCGCTTCGGCGCCCTGGCCGACCTCTCGGACGCCGACTACGACCTGGTCTTCGACACCAACACCCGCTCGGCCTTCCGCCTCTTCCGGGAGGCGTCCAGGCGGCTGCCGGACGGCGGCCGGATCGTCCTGATGTCCAGCGGCGCCGCGGTCTCCCGCCGCGCCGGGTCCGGGATCTACGCGGCCAGCAAGGCCGCCGCGGACGCCCTGATGCAGTCCCTCGCCAAGGAGCTCGGCCCGCGCGGGATCACCGTCAACAGCGTGCTGCCCGGCGCCGTCCGCACCGAGGCCCTGGCCGCCCGCGGCCGCCCCGAGGTCCTGGAGCGCATCCTCGCCGACACCCCGCTGGGCCGCCTCGGCGAGCCCGGCGACATCGCCGAGGTCGTCGCCTTCCTCACCTCGGACGCCGCCCGCTGGCTGACCGGCCAGACCCTCCACGCCTCCGGCGGCGAGTTCTGA
- a CDS encoding TIGR03842 family LLM class F420-dependent oxidoreductase, producing MDLGLVLQTDPPAAAVVSRMRRAERAGFRYGWTFDSAVLWEEPFVVHSRILEHTAKLRVGPMVTNPATRAWEVTASTFATLNEMYGPRTVCGIGRGDSAQRVAGRRPATLARLGEAMTVIKTLAEGRAADVGGTELRLPWVRPGTPAARLPVWMAAYGPRALELAGRQADGLILQLADPYLVEWMVRAFRAAAERAGRDPDALTVCVAAPAYLSDAEGLGHAREQCRWFGGMVGNHVADLVARYGDASDAVPAELTDYVKRRQSYDYAHHGRAGNPDTAFVPDEIVDRFCVLGTAEQHLAKLERLRALGVGQFAVYAMHDAVDPLIDGYGEHVAPRLRG from the coding sequence ATGGACCTGGGCCTCGTTCTCCAGACCGACCCGCCGGCGGCGGCGGTCGTCAGCCGGATGCGCCGGGCCGAGCGGGCCGGCTTCCGGTACGGCTGGACCTTCGACTCCGCCGTGCTGTGGGAGGAGCCGTTCGTCGTCCACAGCCGGATCCTGGAGCACACCGCGAAGCTCCGGGTCGGGCCGATGGTGACCAACCCGGCGACCCGCGCCTGGGAGGTCACCGCCTCCACCTTCGCCACCCTCAACGAGATGTACGGGCCGCGGACGGTCTGCGGGATCGGGCGCGGGGACTCCGCGCAGCGCGTCGCGGGACGCCGGCCGGCCACTCTCGCCCGGCTCGGCGAGGCGATGACCGTGATCAAGACCCTCGCCGAGGGCCGCGCCGCCGACGTCGGCGGCACCGAGCTGCGCCTGCCGTGGGTGCGGCCCGGCACGCCCGCCGCCCGGCTGCCGGTGTGGATGGCCGCTTACGGGCCGCGGGCCCTGGAACTGGCGGGCCGTCAGGCGGACGGCCTGATCCTGCAGTTGGCCGACCCGTACCTGGTCGAGTGGATGGTGCGGGCGTTCCGGGCGGCCGCCGAGAGGGCCGGACGCGACCCGGACGCGCTGACGGTCTGCGTGGCCGCGCCCGCGTACCTGTCCGACGCGGAGGGCCTCGGGCACGCCCGGGAGCAGTGCCGCTGGTTCGGCGGCATGGTCGGCAACCACGTCGCCGACCTGGTCGCGCGGTACGGGGACGCCTCCGACGCGGTGCCCGCCGAGCTGACCGACTACGTCAAGCGCCGCCAGAGCTACGACTACGCCCACCACGGCCGGGCCGGGAACCCGGACACCGCCTTCGTCCCGGACGAGATCGTCGACCGCTTCTGCGTGCTCGGCACCGCCGAGCAGCACCTGGCCAAGCTGGAGCGCCTCCGGGCGCTGGGCGTGGGGCAGTTCGCCGTCTACGCCATGCACGACGCCGTGGACCCGCTGATCGACGGCTACGGCGAGCACGTCGCCCCGCGCCTGCGGGGTTAG
- a CDS encoding NCS1 family nucleobase:cation symporter-1: MTATPAPTPASTPPEPGVIPEGERPTGRYANPDLLPIPPERRTWGTYNFLALWVGMSHCIPSWLLASGLVAAGMDWVQAVVTIAAANVIVLLPMLLTGHAGPKYGIPFPVFARTSFGLRGANLPALIRAAVACAWFGIQTWIGGEGIFLLAGKVFGHGWLTVGQFWGFPWTQWLSFGIFWLIEVAVIVRGMQTLRRFENWAAPVVLLGALALLGWITDKAGGIGPLVDQPSRLGWGRHFWPVFFPSLMGMIGFWSTLSLNIPDFTRFGRSQRAQLRGQALGLPTTMTLFALLSVLVTSGSQAVYGAPIWDPIQLAAKLDNVAGVLLALVLVMVATLSVNLAANTVSPSYDFAHLLPRWIDFRTGALITCVLGVVIMPWRLTSNPHVYIYTWLGTVGGLLGTVAGILIADYWVVRRTRLAAAELYSGSGRYRYAAGWNWRAVAAFAVGGLLAVGGSYSTVAGGVKQGPFPAGGLVPALKPLADYGWAVGLTASLLVYCLLTWFVPPWRAAHAGPRGAGAAAGGSPGEEGRPADAEGRRRRGERRLADGQSP, from the coding sequence ATGACCGCGACACCCGCGCCGACCCCCGCGTCGACGCCCCCAGAACCCGGCGTCATACCCGAGGGCGAGCGGCCGACCGGCCGCTACGCCAACCCCGACCTCCTTCCCATCCCCCCGGAGCGGCGCACCTGGGGGACCTACAACTTCCTGGCGCTGTGGGTCGGAATGTCCCACTGCATCCCGTCCTGGCTGCTCGCCAGCGGCCTGGTCGCGGCCGGGATGGACTGGGTGCAGGCGGTGGTCACCATCGCCGCCGCCAACGTCATCGTGCTGCTGCCGATGCTGCTCACCGGGCACGCCGGGCCGAAGTACGGGATCCCGTTCCCGGTCTTCGCCCGCACCTCCTTCGGGCTGCGCGGGGCCAATCTCCCCGCGCTGATCCGGGCCGCGGTGGCCTGCGCCTGGTTCGGGATCCAGACCTGGATCGGCGGCGAGGGGATCTTCCTGCTGGCCGGGAAGGTCTTCGGGCACGGCTGGCTGACCGTGGGCCAGTTCTGGGGCTTCCCCTGGACCCAGTGGCTCTCCTTCGGGATCTTCTGGCTGATCGAGGTCGCCGTGATCGTCCGCGGGATGCAGACCCTGCGCCGCTTCGAGAACTGGGCGGCACCGGTGGTGCTGCTGGGGGCGCTGGCACTGCTGGGCTGGATCACCGACAAGGCCGGCGGTATCGGCCCGCTCGTCGACCAGCCGTCCAGGCTGGGCTGGGGCCGGCACTTCTGGCCGGTCTTCTTCCCCTCCCTGATGGGGATGATCGGCTTCTGGTCGACGCTGTCGCTCAACATCCCGGACTTCACCCGCTTCGGCCGCTCCCAGCGCGCCCAGCTCCGCGGCCAGGCGCTGGGACTGCCGACCACCATGACCCTCTTCGCCCTCCTCTCCGTGCTGGTCACCTCCGGCTCGCAGGCGGTGTACGGGGCGCCGATCTGGGACCCGATCCAGCTCGCGGCGAAGCTCGACAATGTGGCCGGGGTGCTGCTCGCGCTGGTGCTGGTGATGGTCGCCACCCTCTCGGTCAACCTGGCAGCGAACACGGTGAGCCCGAGCTACGACTTCGCCCATCTGCTGCCGCGCTGGATCGACTTCCGCACCGGTGCGCTGATCACCTGCGTACTGGGCGTGGTGATCATGCCGTGGCGGCTGACGTCCAATCCGCACGTGTACATCTACACCTGGCTCGGCACCGTGGGCGGGCTGCTCGGCACCGTCGCCGGGATCCTGATCGCGGACTACTGGGTGGTCCGCCGCACCAGGCTGGCCGCCGCGGAGCTGTACAGCGGCAGCGGGCGGTACCGGTACGCGGCCGGGTGGAACTGGCGGGCGGTGGCCGCGTTCGCGGTGGGCGGGCTGCTCGCGGTCGGCGGCTCGTACTCCACCGTCGCGGGCGGGGTGAAGCAGGGGCCGTTCCCGGCCGGCGGGCTGGTCCCGGCGCTGAAGCCGCTGGCCGACTACGGCTGGGCGGTCGGGCTGACCGCCTCGCTGCTGGTGTACTGCCTCCTCACCTGGTTCGTCCCGCCGTGGCGCGCGGCGCACGCCGGGCCGCGCGGGGCCGGAGCGGCCGCCGGCGGGTCGCCGGGCGAGGAGGGCCGGCCGGCCGACGCCGAGGGCCGGCGGCGCCGTGGAGAGCGACGGCTCGCGGACGGCCAGTCGCCGTGA
- a CDS encoding YceI family protein, with the protein MSTDVATGSWKLDSARSNVAFKQKGMWGLVTVRGTFTTVSGEGEVYPDGTAAGAIAVDSKSVDTGNAKRDQHLRSADFFECERHPTITFAVARAATGEGDKVQVEGELTVRGVSRPQAVEAVVRQEQDGSVVLSTEFQVERADHGITWNQLSAMRGPTTVSATLHFTRAGTA; encoded by the coding sequence ATGTCGACCGATGTCGCGACCGGCTCGTGGAAACTCGATTCAGCCCGCTCGAACGTCGCCTTCAAACAGAAGGGGATGTGGGGCCTCGTCACGGTGCGAGGCACCTTCACCACCGTCTCCGGCGAGGGCGAGGTGTACCCGGACGGCACCGCCGCCGGTGCGATCGCCGTCGACTCCAAGTCCGTGGACACCGGCAACGCCAAGCGCGACCAGCATCTGCGCTCCGCCGACTTCTTCGAGTGCGAGCGCCACCCGACGATCACCTTCGCGGTGGCCAGGGCCGCCACGGGCGAGGGCGACAAGGTCCAGGTCGAGGGCGAGCTGACGGTGCGCGGGGTCAGCCGGCCGCAGGCCGTCGAGGCCGTGGTACGCCAGGAGCAGGACGGCTCCGTCGTCCTCAGCACCGAGTTCCAGGTCGAGCGCGCCGACCACGGCATCACCTGGAACCAGCTGAGCGCGATGCGCGGTCCGACGACGGTGTCGGCCACCCTCCACTTCACCCGCGCCGGTACGGCCTGA
- a CDS encoding DUF6986 family protein: MARSVFGDGGKGVVAEADARLAGVDEELARRFPGEPAGRQPVHTVYVPGDAFGPGTVREWGERALAALEEHAPDAAALAAAVGAPVDDALYARVREKLRREPVEDLRVDFEDGYGVRDDAEEDAAAAAAARTLAAMAREGAQAGPGAPPYFGIRIKCLEAAVRARGIRTLDVFLAELLDAAGGVLPAGLLLTLPKVTYPQQVSAMARLCTRIEESAGLPTGRLGFEIQIETTQSILGPDGRATVALMIDAAEGRCTSLHYGTFDYSAACGISAAHQALDHPAADHAKAVMQTAAAGTGVRLSDGSTNVVPVGGTEQVRSAWRLHHSLVRRSLARAYYQGWDMHPGHLPTRYAAVYAFYRAGLGDASARLAAYLDALDAARLGASASAGTGTGPGAGAGAGEPAVLDEPATARALAGYLLRGLDCGAWAPEELAAQGARPAPSRARLEELAGRSKQG; the protein is encoded by the coding sequence GTGGCGCGGTCGGTCTTTGGGGACGGGGGCAAGGGCGTCGTCGCGGAGGCGGACGCCCGACTGGCGGGCGTGGACGAGGAGTTGGCGCGGCGCTTCCCCGGCGAGCCGGCCGGCCGGCAGCCGGTGCACACGGTGTACGTGCCGGGGGACGCCTTCGGGCCGGGGACCGTCCGGGAGTGGGGCGAGCGCGCGCTGGCCGCGCTGGAGGAGCACGCGCCGGACGCGGCCGCCCTCGCCGCGGCGGTCGGCGCGCCGGTGGACGACGCCCTGTACGCGCGGGTCCGGGAGAAGCTGCGCCGGGAGCCGGTCGAGGACCTGCGGGTGGACTTCGAGGACGGCTACGGCGTCCGGGACGACGCCGAGGAGGACGCGGCCGCCGCCGCGGCCGCCAGGACGCTGGCCGCGATGGCGAGGGAGGGCGCGCAGGCGGGCCCGGGCGCGCCGCCGTACTTCGGGATCCGGATCAAGTGTCTGGAGGCCGCCGTCCGCGCGCGCGGGATCCGTACCCTGGACGTCTTCCTCGCCGAGCTGCTGGACGCCGCGGGCGGGGTACTGCCGGCGGGGCTGCTGCTGACCCTGCCCAAGGTGACCTACCCTCAGCAGGTCTCCGCGATGGCCCGGTTGTGCACCCGGATCGAGGAGTCCGCCGGGCTGCCGACGGGCCGGCTCGGCTTCGAGATCCAGATCGAGACCACCCAGTCCATCCTCGGCCCGGACGGCCGGGCGACGGTCGCCCTGATGATCGACGCCGCCGAGGGCCGCTGCACCTCGCTGCACTACGGCACCTTCGACTACAGCGCGGCGTGCGGGATCAGCGCGGCCCACCAGGCGCTGGACCACCCCGCCGCGGACCACGCCAAGGCGGTGATGCAGACCGCCGCCGCGGGGACCGGGGTCCGGCTCTCCGACGGCTCCACCAACGTGGTGCCGGTGGGCGGCACCGAGCAGGTGCGCTCCGCCTGGCGGCTGCACCACTCGCTGGTCCGGCGCTCCCTGGCGCGCGCCTACTACCAGGGCTGGGACATGCATCCCGGCCACCTGCCCACCCGCTACGCGGCGGTCTACGCCTTCTACCGGGCCGGGCTCGGGGACGCCTCGGCGCGGCTGGCCGCCTACCTCGACGCGCTGGACGCCGCGCGGCTCGGCGCGAGCGCGAGCGCGGGGACGGGGACGGGCCCGGGGGCCGGGGCGGGCGCCGGCGAGCCCGCGGTGCTGGACGAGCCGGCCACCGCCCGCGCGCTGGCCGGCTATCTGCTGCGCGGGCTGGACTGCGGGGCCTGGGCGCCGGAGGAGCTCGCCGCCCAGGGCGCGCGTCCGGCGCCGAGCCGCGCGCGGCTGGAGGAGCTCGCCGGGCGCTCGAAGCAGGGGTAG